In the Pelmatolapia mariae isolate MD_Pm_ZW linkage group LG10_11, Pm_UMD_F_2, whole genome shotgun sequence genome, CAGTAATTTTGCCCAAACATAAACTTCTGTATGAAATGACTAAATGGCTAATCCTGATAAAACTAACAATGAATGCAGATCCATTAGGACTTGGATTTCTGCACCCATGAGAAACTCTGTCTCAAGACAAAAATGATCCTCTCCAGCCTCCTCGACTCCTGGGAGCCCCACTAATGAGTCCTTATTTGTGATGTCATTTCCAGAGGATGCTGGCTAATGACCTTGCCTGTAACAAACAAAGCTTTTACTGTTCAAGCTTAGGCCTAATTAATCTCATCTGCATCCATTAGAAGGTTTTGCTCTCATGCAATTAAAGCTGCAGTGTAATGGGAAAGGATGTAGAGTGATATTAATGACTCATTAGTGTTCTTGAAAAGCTCAAGTAAACCTCTAATTGTCTAATAGTCATCTCGTCTTTGAAGAGCTGTAGAAGATAAGCCTGTAATCTCAGTTGCTGCACACAATGACCCGCTTTCTCAAGTCACACTTTTTATAATGTCTTTATAATGACTGTGAAAAATAATAGGTGCAAAAGATTACATTGTGCTCACACTTACTTGCTGTGGTGGCAATTGGCATAAATCATGTGCTGCAGACAGAATTTACAAGAAAGTGATAGCTTTGCTAGAAATTtgagttctgtttttgtttttcataattTGAGGGCAGATCAGAAAATTCACAATTTTATAATCACTCATAAAATGTTAGATGCTATCACATTAGGAAATGTACCATCCAATCCTGgagtacagtaatatacagaaCTCTGTCTAGTTCTGTAACAAACTATGTACACCTGATGAGTCAGTAACTTCAATATAACCAcgtttagcagcaataacttaaaGTAATCATTTTTTGTATGATTTTATCAGTTCATGGTCAACACCTCTGTGCACCCAGATACATCAGGTtgcctgtggctgcaaaacaagacCAAATCATTACCCCTTCACCACCGTGCTGACAGTTAGTATGAAGTTGTTTGTGCTAatatgctgtgttttgtttttgttttttgctgagatgttcactcctgggaagattgcgggttgtgttaacacacagacCAGACCTGAAAGCTGCCAAAatgtctgcttttatagaggcgCTCGCACTTCCTGACAACCAGTTTTTCAAGTCCATTTTAGCAGCTCCTGACTGCTATACCTGCTCTCTTGATTACTAATATGTAATTTGTTTTCCCCTGCCCTGCACAGAGTCATGTGAATATGTTTATAAGTAATTTTGAAATGTCCTTGAGACCCCCCCAAAATATTAATacattattaataatataaaaatataagattaaaattttttttaattatactgTCATCAGCTTTAAGATTTGACATGTTACCctaggcctgtagagtctgcagtatagctctttttttttttttttcattttctctgacCTCGAGCTGCTGGAACATCCACTCCTGGGAGGACTGGTAGCTGTGTTGGATATTTTTCACTTGAATAATGTCTGTCACTTCAAATGACTTTAAATCGTTTGGAAATAGCCTTATAACCCTTCCTACTTGATTCTCTAAGATCATTGTTGGTTACTGCTCCTCCTTGGCATTATGAACATACCTGAGCAATCTTACaagaatgcttttacaagcatgtCGACCAACAGGCTATAAActgttaggcttaaaactttccattTTGACAACACATATAGTTAGGGTTGGCTCAAgtgaccctgaaccctcccttagttatgctgtatTAGGCCAAGGCTGCTgagggcttcccatgatgcactgagtgtttcttatTCACTTGCCATTTTCCCTTGGGGTCTTCTGTGTCTTTGAGACGTATCTCAACAATATACATTATCCCTCCagcatttgtcttttttgttacACTAATTGGCAACATTATAGCAAACAGGATGACCCTGTTTGTGTGCTCTTCTCCTAGACAAGTGCACTGATCTTGATGAAACTTTGCATAAACATTGCCAACAATTGTGCATATCTGTACAGCTGACATTTCAGCTAAACGCTGAATGGAATTTCACTTAGAAATTAATTAATGTATCAGTAACATTAATCAATGTATCATTAATtatgcattttaattttaattaaaatggtgTGTCATAATATAATATATCAGCAGTTCTGCGATGACCCTGAAAACGGACCTTTTTTCTTGCATTATCACTAATTATTAGTATTAATATTGATTAGTGATAGAAACCAATGACGTGCACGTTCTCGGTGCTCAGCGGAACCAAAGTCACCAGCGACGGAAGTACTTTACGGACACACTTTCGTCCGTCACTCAAATGTTACCCCTGCAGCGTCCTTGCAGGATGGTTGTAAAAAGCCTGAAGTTATGAAGATTAGGACAAAAGTGCCTCGATAGAGACATTCGCCGAGAGACAATAGGTAGGAACAAGGGGTAGTTTCTTTATCCTCACAGGTGTTTAACAGGTGTCGTTCAGGAACACGAAGCGACGGCACAGGTGTGTTATAACATCAGTGTAGCTAAACGACCAGGGTAGCCTGACACCGACGAGTGTCAACGTTGCTTAACTAATTTAAAGTTGGAAGAGTTCAGTGTTATTTCACTCAGGTAAacattaccaaaaaaaagagttgtaatcaaagttttgtattttgtatttactcatgTTATGTTTCTTtcaaaatttgtttgatgatctgaaacgtgTGACAAGAtgcaaaaatactttttcacagcactgtaaataTTGAATTGATATTTCACAACTCGGGTCAAAGCACTGAATTCTGAAACAAAAAAGCATTTGTATAGGTTACAAAGGACCTTTAGAAAGGGCGGATGTATAAAAGTAACCACAATAGttcataaaaatgacaaaaactaataataaaacgATATTATTACATAAAACTCCTAAGATACAGATCTCTGTTTACTGTCTTCAGCGGATCTCTCACAGTGCAGATTTTAAGATGCCCACAGGCCTGAGCAGTAGCTCTTTTGTGTTCTCATTATTAATAACAGTCTGTGTTCTTGTCAGCAGTGTGACTGAGTCAGCATGTTGTATTCACACAGGATGGCGTCACCTCATGACCGCGGCCGGAAAGATGATGAGGATGACCCTGTTGAGCAGATGATATCGCGCACCGGCTGCGCTGAGCTTCATTACGCCATCCAGGAATGCATGGCTGAACATCAGGACTGGCGAGCATGTCAAAGCCAAGTTCAGATGTTCAAAGACTGCATGATGAATTTCCAAAAGGCCCGAAAAGAACAGctgaggcagcagcagcagccgccCTCCACCAAGTCTGCGGCCAGCTGAATTCAGAACATCTTGCAAACACATACAGTGCTGTGTTTGGGACTTGACTGACAACCTTAAATTGCAAAGACTGTACCTAATTTAATCATTAGTAATGAAAATAAAGCTCTGGCAGTATCATAAAATCCCTACTTACAGTCTCAAGTGTGTGATTTAGAGCCTGACTGATAATTGGGATTTAAACGGCAATATGAAATATCACTTAACTTCAATTAGCTTGTGTTtaagtgtgtatgtatgtaaagAAATGCCATACTATGTGATTTGTGAATCAAAGTGCATTTGAAAGTTATCTTTTCAGGTAAAACGCTTTATTTTTGGTCAgtaatgtattttctttaaataaaaatgaaaagattgttttcagtcttttcataGTTGCATGAAATTGCCATGGCTCTTgccacaaacacatttttaggGGAAAATCTGAAACTTTGGGATTTTTCATGACTTCAAGCCAAAGCAATAAAACACCCCTGGAATCTTTGGTGTTCAGCTTTAGGTAGATACAAAACTGTGCAAACCACAGATATGAATAATGGTCTGTAAACTCTTTGAAATGAAAAAGCTTTGATATTTCCTCTATGAAACCACTGTCTAAGCATCACAAGCAAAACATTAATTCAAGCTATGGGtgttaaccccccccccccaaaaaaaagagttaTAAAGAGTTTATTAAGAGTTCTGTGGAGAGAAATTTGCCTCAAAAGTGTTACAAATGTGTACAGCATGATTCACAAGCATAAACTAAGATTTACAAATGTGTGCAGTAATTTGTGTGTAACTTTTGAGGATTCACAAATGCGTGCTGCAATCCATCACACAAATACAAAGCAATTTGAACACATAAAACTATTTTACAAATGTGTGCATCAAAGCCTGTAAAAGAAAATGGATCATTTACGCACAATTTATTAATTTCAGCTTCATGAGTCTTTCAAAAACACTTCTGTGCATGTCCTACATGCAATGTGAGTTTTGAGACAAATTTCACACAAATCGTAAATATGTGATCAACTGTGTACAGATCTGTGCACGGATCCACAAATGTGAGCTGTATTCAAAAACGTTCCCGTTTTGAACTTGGTTGGGTTGTTGAAATGCATAAGTAGGGTCTCTTGCAGCATACCATCACTACTGAGGGGGGATGCAGTAAGACAgtcatttggaatttcttaaatgatcgTAAGGGGtatggaacaaaaaagtcaagtggAAGAACCAAAAATTTCACCAGTACTGAGCCAGGGGATCAAATTGGCTGTCCATCAAGACACTGGACGATCCATGATCCATGCCAGCTGCAGCCCCGTAACTATCAGAtggcatctgagactgaagggcttcaaaaacaaaaaaacatcttcaAAGCCCTCGTCTCCTTGAACGCCACAGAACTGACTGTTTGGACTTTGCAAGAGAGCACCAAACATGGGACATTGAAAGGTGGAAAAAAGTTTCATTTCaccttgatggtcctgatggtttccaacgTTACTGCcatgacaagcagatcccacctgagatgttttctgcGCATCATAGTGGAGGGGGGGCCATaatggtctggggtgctttttccttcagtcgAATAATAAAGCTTCAGGAagtgcaggggtgtcaaacagctgctggctatgtccagatgttgcagaaAGCATCTCTTATGACTGAGGGCCCTCGTCTGTGGGGCAACGACTGGGCTTTTCAACAGGACATTGTACAGTACACAAATACCCGCAGAACAAgggacttcttccaggagaataacatcactcATTTGGACCATCCTGCTTGTTCCCCTGACCTAAATCCAATTCAGAACCTTTGAGGATGGATGGCAAGGGAAGTTTACAAAAATGAACAACAGTTCCAGACAGCAGATGCCTTTCGTGCCGTCTTCACCACACCACggaaatgttcccactcacctactcacctcatggaaacgCTTGCATCAAGCACACCACAACTAATTTTTGAAGTGATCAGCTACTGTGGAGCTATTTattactgagttcatgtttggaactttgatttctgtttttagttttgtttttgttttgttgttgttgttgttgttggtttttttggtttgtttgtttgtttgtttgtttgtttgtttttttgggggggggggggtccctttggaggtgtggtggtaaaattttgatcagctgtaaaacagcctgtttctttcctggccttcagacaacaattctgatggctaaagatccaaacgggacaggcaaaaaaaacaaacaaaaaacccccaacaaaaaaccccccagcCTGTTTCAATTTaagcgttgttttcaataaattgcatgctcaaataAATGTTtcgtctcactcccatttcttcttgttgcatgttgaagctctacttggaaccttgttaagatccacccatgcaaaatatgattttttttttttcaatttttcaagTAGTCTTAAAGTTTTGATAGGGACTATATCTGGGCTTCCTCTGTATTCTCTCCATGGAGTTCTCTCTGTAGCTTCCAGCAAAATCCAGCTGCATCAGAAAAGAAGAGGTTGAACTACAAATGTGCTAAAAGCTTTAATGGGCCAGTAGAACtgctgttggaaaaaaaaagtgtagggAAAGCCACAGTCAGACACACCTTTTTAAATGAGTCCTGTGAGATGCTTCAACttagaaaacattaaaacattaattgGAATTAGTTTATATTAAGGACAGGAAAAGTTTGTTGATCAAAGTAAGCCACAATTCTGCTCTCTATGGATCAAATTAGTGCAAATGATTGGAtattgtttaatgtttttctcattATATTGTAAGCATCACCTCATGAGATCAGTATAGGAAAACTGTATATATTTCGCTGTAAAGAAGTCAGACATGCAGCCACATGCTTGCAGCCTGTGCTGTCCAATCCTTTCA is a window encoding:
- the LOC134637127 gene encoding cytochrome c oxidase assembly factor 4 homolog, mitochondrial; protein product: MASPHDRGRKDDEDDPVEQMISRTGCAELHYAIQECMAEHQDWRACQSQVQMFKDCMMNFQKARKEQLRQQQQPPSTKSAAS